One Rhodothermus bifroesti DNA window includes the following coding sequences:
- the secE gene encoding preprotein translocase subunit SecE: MMAKIRAYLQEVGREMQKVNWPTRQELVNNTVLTLIASVLVALFIFLADRLIATVLEFIYSL, encoded by the coding sequence ATGATGGCTAAAATTCGTGCATACCTGCAAGAAGTGGGTCGGGAAATGCAAAAGGTCAACTGGCCTACGCGTCAGGAACTGGTGAACAATACCGTCTTGACGCTTATTGCTTCTGTGCTGGTGGCCTTGTTCATTTTCTTGGCCGATCGGTTGATTGCTACAGTGCTAGAATTCATCTATTCCCTATAG